In a single window of the Acetivibrio clariflavus DSM 19732 genome:
- a CDS encoding MBL fold metallo-hydrolase: MIKNIIWDRLYDIFADIYIKLNFVNPIETGRITGNLFVVRTGTANFYIYKTGQYIIAFDCGYGKSQIKRELLSLGIKPEDITHLFLTHSDFDHAKGLSVFEKAEIYLSSDEEQLITGKKARKFGIIYNFRIKRRYHLLNDNDIVTVGSTKIKAIATPGHTTGSMSYLIDNEKILIIGDAFRIIKGKVYPIKLYNMDSKKHRESIRKLAYIEDVKLVCTGHRGYYDRFDDAIRHWR, encoded by the coding sequence ATGATAAAAAATATAATATGGGATAGACTTTATGACATTTTTGCAGATATATATATAAAATTAAATTTTGTCAATCCCATTGAAACAGGCAGAATAACAGGCAATTTATTTGTTGTCAGAACAGGAACAGCAAATTTTTATATTTATAAAACCGGCCAATATATAATAGCTTTTGACTGCGGATATGGAAAAAGTCAAATAAAGCGGGAACTTCTAAGTTTGGGTATTAAACCTGAAGATATTACCCATTTGTTTTTAACTCACTCGGACTTTGACCATGCCAAAGGATTATCGGTATTTGAAAAAGCAGAAATATATTTATCTTCCGATGAGGAACAGCTGATAACAGGAAAAAAGGCAAGAAAATTTGGCATTATCTACAACTTTAGAATAAAGCGTAGATATCATTTGCTTAATGATAACGATATAGTTACTGTTGGTTCGACAAAAATAAAAGCTATAGCTACACCGGGGCATACTACAGGTTCTATGTCGTACTTAATCGATAATGAAAAGATATTGATTATTGGTGATGCTTTTAGAATTATAAAGGGAAAAGTTTATCCCATAAAACTTTATAATATGGATTCCAAAAAGCACAGGGAATCTATTAGAAAATTAGCATATATTGAAGATGTAAAATTGGTATGTACGGGACATAGAGGATATTACGACAGGTTTGACGATGCAATAAGACATTGGAGATAG
- a CDS encoding class I SAM-dependent methyltransferase — protein MDKDYQELKKWLDETKDEPLETMAGFFEARIHFYEEHMSKWKSYYQWMADLLPVSTETLLDIGCGTGLELDYIFIRFPNLQTVGVDLSNKMLQKLYSKHHDKNLTLVCEDYFTYDMGMERFDAVVSFQTLHHYTFEKKKMLFKKIFDCLKPGGVYIECDYIATSQAIEDLAFSEYNRRRLRDGIKDDVFVHFDTPLTLEHELNVIKSAGFNTVELVGFLPNDNHTAMIRAIK, from the coding sequence ATGGATAAAGATTATCAGGAACTGAAAAAATGGCTTGATGAAACTAAGGATGAACCTCTTGAAACAATGGCGGGCTTCTTTGAGGCAAGAATCCACTTTTATGAAGAACACATGTCTAAGTGGAAAAGTTATTATCAATGGATGGCAGATCTATTGCCGGTATCAACCGAAACCCTTTTAGATATTGGCTGCGGAACCGGTCTTGAGTTGGATTACATCTTTATCCGCTTTCCCAATTTACAAACGGTTGGGGTTGACTTATCGAATAAAATGTTGCAAAAGCTCTACTCAAAACACCATGATAAGAATCTTACTTTAGTTTGCGAAGATTATTTTACTTACGATATGGGAATGGAACGTTTTGATGCAGTTGTCTCTTTTCAAACTTTACATCATTACACCTTCGAAAAGAAGAAAATGCTGTTCAAAAAAATATTTGACTGTTTGAAACCGGGCGGCGTGTATATTGAATGTGATTACATCGCCACATCACAAGCTATAGAAGATCTGGCATTTTCCGAATATAACAGGCGAAGACTCAGAGACGGAATCAAAGATGATGTTTTTGTACATTTTGATACGCCATTGACTCTCGAACACGAATTAAATGTCATTAAATCAGCAGGATTCAACACAGTTGAGCTGGTGGGATTTTTACCCAACGATAATCATACCGCCATGATCAGGGCAATAAAATAA
- a CDS encoding N-acetylmuramoyl-L-alanine amidase family protein gives MYKVMIDPGHGGKDKSNIGPTGFVEADGVLDISLKLRDELLATGAFEVRLTRETDTYLGVRERGMMAAQWGADLFISEHTNATGLANNTSIRGTEVYSSVKRKDDALAAEMSKAIAQAIGTIDRGAKKRESTVNPGEDYYGVIDAAADGGVPHILLIENAFHDHREDEALLKDPAKRLAIAKAQADVICRFFGVSTEGDNNLNWKQKIVQEALDLGLITDKNWIDKADEMATIWFVCAVAINVYKKLKS, from the coding sequence ATGTATAAAGTTATGATTGATCCCGGCCATGGGGGGAAGGATAAATCGAACATTGGGCCAACTGGCTTTGTTGAAGCTGACGGAGTATTGGATATATCCCTTAAGTTAAGAGATGAACTGCTTGCAACCGGCGCATTTGAAGTTAGACTTACAAGGGAAACCGATACTTATTTGGGAGTTAGGGAACGAGGCATGATGGCTGCACAATGGGGAGCCGATTTATTTATATCGGAACATACAAATGCTACCGGTCTGGCTAATAATACCAGTATTAGAGGTACTGAAGTTTATTCAAGCGTAAAACGAAAGGATGATGCTCTTGCAGCAGAAATGTCAAAGGCAATAGCCCAAGCAATTGGAACAATAGACAGAGGTGCAAAAAAACGTGAAAGCACTGTAAATCCCGGTGAAGATTATTATGGAGTAATTGATGCGGCTGCTGACGGAGGAGTTCCGCATATTCTCCTAATAGAAAATGCTTTTCACGACCATAGGGAAGACGAAGCATTGCTTAAAGATCCTGCAAAAAGATTGGCTATAGCCAAAGCTCAGGCTGACGTTATATGCAGGTTTTTTGGTGTCTCAACAGAAGGGGATAATAATTTGAACTGGAAGCAAAAAATTGTTCAGGAAGCTTTGGATTTAGGATTAATAACGGATAAAAACTGGATAGACAAAGCAGATGAAATGGCAACCATTTGGTTTGTGTGTGCTGTTGCAATAAATGTATATAAAAAATTAAAGTCATAA
- the murD gene encoding UDP-N-acetylmuramoyl-L-alanine--D-glutamate ligase, translating to MNRKLIEFKENIKGKKVAVLGIGISHIPLIKYLYRLGVDITAFDKSDENKLKDVIDQFSGMNIKYSLGEDYLKNLKGFDIIFKTPGMRFDLPELEEARRNGSQVTSEMEVFFELCPAQIFAVTGSDGKTTTTTLIYKMLVEQGYNCWLGGNIGTPLLDRIDEINETDKVVLELSSFQLHTMKRSPHVAVVTNLAPNHLDVHKSMDEYVEAKKNIYLHQTGNDKLVINFDNDITRDFINDAKGKVVYFSRINKIDSGAKMKGNMLVYSDGKEEKEIINADDIVIPGVHNIENYLAAIAAVIDYVEIDTIRKVATTFKGVEHRIELVRELNGVKFYNDSIASSPSRTIAGLNSFKQKVILIAGGYDKKIPYDVMGEVLVNKVKCLVLIGQTAPKIEQALLKEIERTGKGKDIPIIHCDTLKEAVEKAYESSKSGDIIIMSPASASFDMFKNFEERGKQFKDIVNSL from the coding sequence TTGAATAGAAAATTAATTGAATTTAAAGAAAATATTAAAGGAAAAAAAGTAGCGGTACTCGGAATTGGAATCAGTCATATTCCTTTAATTAAATATTTATATAGGCTCGGAGTGGATATAACTGCCTTTGATAAATCCGATGAAAACAAGCTTAAAGATGTAATTGACCAGTTTAGTGGCATGAATATTAAGTATAGCCTTGGTGAAGATTACTTAAAAAATCTGAAAGGATTCGATATAATTTTCAAAACTCCGGGTATGCGATTCGATTTGCCTGAACTTGAGGAAGCAAGAAGAAACGGTTCACAAGTAACTTCTGAAATGGAAGTTTTTTTTGAGCTTTGCCCTGCACAAATTTTTGCTGTTACCGGAAGCGACGGAAAGACTACCACTACTACCCTTATATATAAAATGTTAGTGGAACAGGGCTATAATTGCTGGCTTGGAGGGAATATCGGCACCCCGTTGCTTGACAGGATTGATGAAATCAATGAAACGGATAAAGTAGTACTAGAGCTCAGCAGTTTCCAGTTACATACCATGAAACGAAGTCCGCATGTTGCTGTTGTTACAAATCTTGCACCTAACCATCTTGATGTACATAAATCAATGGACGAATATGTGGAGGCAAAAAAGAACATATATTTGCATCAAACAGGGAATGATAAGCTTGTAATAAATTTTGACAACGATATAACCCGGGATTTTATTAATGATGCCAAAGGAAAGGTGGTATATTTCAGCAGAATTAATAAGATTGATTCCGGAGCCAAAATGAAAGGTAATATGCTGGTATATAGTGACGGAAAAGAGGAAAAGGAGATAATAAATGCTGATGATATTGTAATTCCGGGAGTACATAATATTGAAAACTACCTTGCAGCTATTGCTGCTGTGATAGATTATGTGGAAATTGATACAATAAGGAAAGTGGCAACGACTTTTAAAGGAGTAGAGCACAGAATAGAACTGGTTAGGGAACTTAATGGAGTCAAGTTTTACAATGATTCCATTGCAAGCAGTCCTTCAAGGACAATTGCCGGTTTAAATTCCTTCAAACAAAAGGTTATTCTCATAGCGGGAGGATATGATAAAAAAATTCCCTACGATGTTATGGGGGAAGTGCTTGTAAATAAAGTCAAGTGCCTTGTACTTATAGGACAGACAGCGCCTAAAATTGAGCAGGCACTACTGAAGGAAATAGAAAGGACAGGAAAAGGAAAGGATATACCGATAATACACTGTGATACGTTAAAAGAGGCGGTTGAAAAAGCGTATGAATCTTCAAAATCGGGGGATATAATTATTATGTCACCGGCCAGTGCAAGTTTTGATATGTTTAAAAACTTTGAGGAAAGAGGAAAGCAGTTTAAGGATATTGTAAATTCTTTATAA
- a CDS encoding M42 family metallopeptidase → MYLKELTELNGVSGNEDEVREFIKEHIKELADEIKIDSMGNLIAFKKGKSKKLKVMLSAHMDEVGFMVTGFGDSGVIKFATVGGIDERILPGKRVLVGEKKIPGVIGSKPIHMQEKDERNANVKLKKMYIDIGTDKKEETEKLVSLGDYIAFHSPYTEFGDGLVKAKALDDRVGCAILMEALKERYEFDLYACFTVQEEVGLRGSEVAAYTVNPDIALVVEGTTCSDVPGVEKSEYSTVLGEGAALTIMDRTSYPDKNFVNYIYELAQRNKLPVQFKQTNTGGNDAGKIQMSRSGVVTASISVPCRYIHSPVSVMSKKDFNSCKDIVIAVLKDLGTREEAY, encoded by the coding sequence GTGTACTTAAAAGAACTTACAGAATTAAATGGGGTTTCGGGAAATGAAGACGAAGTCAGGGAATTTATAAAAGAGCATATTAAGGAATTGGCCGATGAGATAAAAATTGATTCGATGGGAAATCTTATTGCCTTTAAGAAAGGCAAAAGCAAAAAACTCAAGGTAATGCTTTCAGCCCATATGGATGAAGTGGGATTTATGGTTACAGGTTTTGGCGATAGTGGTGTTATAAAATTTGCCACTGTTGGAGGTATTGATGAAAGAATACTTCCTGGCAAGAGAGTATTGGTTGGAGAAAAAAAGATTCCTGGGGTAATTGGCTCAAAACCTATTCATATGCAAGAAAAAGATGAACGGAATGCTAATGTGAAGTTAAAGAAAATGTATATAGATATTGGCACCGATAAAAAGGAAGAAACTGAGAAATTGGTGTCATTGGGAGATTATATTGCTTTTCACAGTCCCTATACAGAATTTGGCGACGGGCTTGTAAAGGCAAAGGCTTTGGACGATAGAGTGGGCTGTGCAATACTTATGGAGGCACTGAAAGAAAGATATGAATTTGACTTGTATGCCTGCTTTACGGTTCAGGAAGAAGTAGGGCTCAGAGGTTCTGAAGTTGCTGCCTATACTGTTAATCCCGACATTGCATTGGTGGTTGAGGGTACAACTTGTTCCGATGTACCTGGAGTGGAAAAGAGTGAGTATTCTACAGTCTTAGGTGAAGGGGCAGCCCTTACAATAATGGACCGTACATCGTATCCCGACAAGAATTTTGTTAATTATATATATGAGTTGGCACAACGAAACAAATTACCGGTACAATTTAAACAAACCAATACCGGAGGCAATGATGCGGGAAAAATTCAGATGAGCAGAAGCGGAGTAGTAACTGCTTCTATATCAGTACCTTGCAGGTACATTCATTCCCCGGTATCGGTTATGAGCAAAAAGGACTTTAACAGTTGCAAGGATATAGTAATAGCAGTTTTAAAAGACCTTGGAACAAGAGAAGAAGCTTATTGA
- a CDS encoding DUF4236 domain-containing protein has protein sequence MGFRYRRSIRVGKGVRLNISKKGIGVSVGFKGARIGVGPRGLIRTYSIPGTSISYIKQTSFKSKRNRSGSIRSSNSDTGNFSSNKASSGDKTFYFQKQKTNEKKWLVLGIISLFFAFVNPGFIVFLLLFAFLYYRGLNNPENRSKKLYNKALELFLNKKFSKALTLLQRSVEYFEDNIFSHFILAIIYHDQNQFDQAIRHIDKYISRNPNDIAAKFIKADCFFESQQYELAIDLLQSFKFYSEEYEINRILLLGKCYFNLEKYDIAIEQFKKAPIMKKKINEDILECKYWLGVSYYKTGDKKKAKTQLAKVYAENSNFLEVEKYAEELGLI, from the coding sequence GTGGGCTTTAGATATAGAAGAAGCATAAGAGTAGGTAAAGGAGTAAGACTTAATATAAGTAAAAAGGGAATAGGGGTGAGCGTTGGGTTTAAGGGTGCCAGAATCGGTGTTGGACCAAGGGGGTTAATACGAACTTATTCGATTCCTGGAACTTCTATTTCTTATATAAAACAAACCTCTTTCAAATCAAAAAGAAACCGTAGCGGCTCTATTAGATCAAGTAACTCTGATACCGGTAATTTCAGTAGCAATAAGGCTTCAAGCGGTGATAAAACTTTTTATTTCCAAAAGCAAAAAACAAATGAAAAGAAGTGGCTTGTACTAGGCATAATATCGCTGTTTTTTGCTTTTGTTAATCCCGGATTCATTGTTTTTCTTTTGTTATTCGCTTTCCTATATTACAGAGGATTAAATAATCCTGAGAACCGATCAAAAAAGCTGTATAACAAGGCTTTGGAACTCTTTTTAAATAAGAAGTTTTCAAAGGCACTAACCTTATTGCAAAGGTCTGTTGAATATTTTGAGGATAATATCTTTTCACACTTTATATTGGCAATTATTTATCACGACCAAAATCAATTTGATCAAGCTATACGTCATATTGATAAATATATTAGTCGGAACCCGAATGACATAGCGGCTAAATTTATTAAAGCCGATTGCTTTTTTGAATCTCAACAATATGAATTGGCCATTGATTTACTGCAGTCATTCAAATTTTACAGCGAAGAATATGAAATAAATCGGATTCTGCTACTCGGTAAATGTTATTTTAATTTGGAAAAATACGATATTGCCATTGAACAATTTAAAAAGGCACCAATAATGAAAAAGAAAATTAATGAGGATATATTGGAGTGCAAGTATTGGCTGGGAGTTTCTTATTATAAGACAGGAGACAAGAAAAAAGCAAAAACTCAATTAGCAAAAGTATATGCGGAAAATTCCAATTTTCTTGAAGTAGAGAAGTATGCTGAGGAATTAGGTTTGATATAA
- a CDS encoding M42 family metallopeptidase has protein sequence MEYLNVLKDLSMYVGVSGREKEISQYIEGLFKNYCDEVRIDEFYNVCGYKKGSGDTGKKIMIMAHHDEIGMLVKSIDDRGFVKFTNIGGIDTKILLAQEVIIHGSEDIYGVIGAKPPHLLKPEDTKKAVKMEDLYIDTGLSKENISKLVSIGDVITFKTYLFELKGNKLSSKCLDNRAGVAALLDIMERLSKLSHNDDVIFVATSQEELGLSGAKIASYNINPDMAIVIDACHGEIPDASKDETYALGKGPAIAIGPNIHRAYTNKIIEVAKEENIPYQIDVEPGNTGTEAWATQVSRAGIPSLLISIPVKYMHTTVETLHINDIKNTGKLVSRFVSGL, from the coding sequence ATGGAATACTTGAACGTATTAAAGGATCTTAGCATGTATGTTGGGGTATCAGGAAGAGAAAAAGAAATATCCCAATACATAGAGGGACTGTTTAAAAATTATTGCGATGAGGTAAGAATAGACGAATTTTATAACGTATGCGGATATAAAAAAGGATCCGGTGATACCGGAAAAAAGATTATGATTATGGCTCATCATGATGAAATAGGTATGTTGGTTAAAAGCATTGATGACAGGGGATTTGTGAAATTTACCAACATAGGCGGAATAGATACTAAAATTCTTTTGGCGCAAGAGGTTATCATTCACGGTAGTGAGGATATTTACGGAGTTATTGGGGCAAAGCCTCCGCACCTTCTTAAACCTGAGGATACAAAGAAGGCTGTCAAGATGGAGGATTTATATATAGATACCGGACTTTCAAAAGAGAATATATCAAAGCTGGTTTCAATAGGAGATGTTATAACCTTTAAGACTTATCTTTTTGAACTTAAGGGAAATAAATTAAGTTCAAAATGCCTTGATAACAGAGCCGGAGTTGCCGCTTTACTGGATATTATGGAGAGGCTGTCAAAACTCAGCCACAATGATGATGTGATATTTGTTGCTACATCACAGGAAGAGCTTGGATTGAGCGGTGCAAAAATAGCCTCCTACAATATTAATCCGGACATGGCAATTGTTATCGATGCCTGTCATGGAGAAATTCCTGATGCTTCAAAAGACGAAACCTATGCTTTGGGCAAAGGACCTGCCATAGCAATAGGGCCGAACATTCACAGAGCATACACCAATAAAATAATTGAGGTGGCAAAGGAAGAAAACATACCTTATCAGATTGATGTGGAGCCGGGAAATACGGGAACTGAGGCTTGGGCAACCCAGGTGTCGAGGGCGGGAATTCCGTCATTGCTCATTTCCATTCCGGTAAAATATATGCATACTACTGTAGAGACTTTACACATAAATGATATTAAGAATACAGGTAAACTGGTTTCAAGATTTGTTTCAGGATTGTAG
- a CDS encoding nucleotidyltransferase domain-containing protein yields the protein MSVSNDRVLNRVTQIFEKCSQQVGVDIVSVVLYGSRAKGDYTSQSDYEFLILVEDNTDLLRFILMNDTIKYELLKERLMNVKILMYTPHVFEELLYTDKLVGTFLYMICRDNIPLFDRKGTFRSIKERLTSDNNTRKSEEEFLVQCIDFSRQMGSEKWERKWDRILLQFRYQKRRKSAY from the coding sequence ATGAGCGTCTCAAATGACAGAGTACTAAATCGTGTTACTCAGATTTTTGAAAAATGCTCACAACAGGTTGGAGTTGATATTGTTAGTGTCGTCTTATACGGTTCAAGGGCAAAAGGAGATTACACTTCGCAAAGTGATTACGAATTCCTGATTTTAGTTGAAGACAATACAGATTTATTGAGGTTTATATTGATGAATGATACTATAAAATATGAGCTTTTGAAAGAAAGATTAATGAATGTAAAAATTCTTATGTATACACCCCATGTATTTGAAGAATTATTATATACCGATAAATTGGTTGGAACATTTCTGTATATGATTTGCAGGGATAATATACCGTTGTTTGATAGAAAAGGAACTTTTAGATCAATAAAAGAGCGCTTAACGAGTGACAATAATACCAGAAAAAGTGAAGAGGAATTTTTGGTGCAATGTATTGATTTTTCAAGGCAAATGGGCTCGGAAAAATGGGAACGTAAATGGGATAGGATACTGTTGCAGTTTAGATATCAAAAAAGAAGAAAAAGTGCATATTGA
- a CDS encoding manganese efflux pump MntP family protein: MDLITIILTALGLAMDAFAVSISCGISDDKNTSSNALKAGGAFGLFQGGMTTLGWLAGLSFRVWIENIDHWVAFLLLGVIGAKMIWEAFEDENECIALTSFKLLITLAIATSIDALAVGISFSALKIDILLPALLIGIITFALSYFGVFLGKMIGCNTKFKKYVDVFGGIILIGIGLKILLQHML, translated from the coding sequence TTGGATCTTATTACAATAATATTAACGGCTTTAGGGCTTGCAATGGATGCTTTTGCAGTATCCATATCATGCGGAATTTCGGATGATAAAAACACATCCAGTAATGCACTTAAGGCGGGGGGTGCGTTCGGTTTATTTCAGGGAGGAATGACTACATTAGGGTGGCTGGCAGGTTTGTCCTTTAGGGTTTGGATTGAGAATATCGATCATTGGGTTGCTTTTTTGTTATTGGGAGTTATTGGGGCTAAAATGATTTGGGAAGCCTTTGAAGATGAAAACGAGTGTATTGCGCTTACCAGTTTTAAGTTACTTATAACGCTTGCCATTGCCACAAGTATAGATGCTCTCGCAGTCGGAATCAGCTTTTCAGCTTTAAAAATAGATATATTATTACCTGCTCTGTTGATAGGTATAATTACTTTTGCTTTGTCTTATTTTGGAGTCTTCCTGGGAAAAATGATAGGATGCAATACCAAGTTTAAAAAGTATGTGGATGTTTTTGGCGGTATAATACTTATAGGTATAGGTTTGAAAATTTTGCTTCAGCATATGTTATGA
- a CDS encoding fibronectin type III domain-containing protein, translated as MQKTKNRISYSIILVTLLIAQILFFSFSQTNALGSDYIEAPQGLEVTGYYSTASLKWNNVNNPAAAGYAIFRKPSNGTYSSTPIAYATCSYGSNTIEYTDYNLTPGMKYYYKVAAIDNNGSIISKFSHEVSTTLSTTKSNLSTVTNFRLLVPIYSPGIDVQRAINSVYKGVEFFYRNSKGRLNIQPTFFVINSQCPVVSSSTPPDMGVIESDLESRGIQKYQFDLLFLIAKEMDNGGGGWGGPSILGDTHYGLGFYPYNSTMSPYCKDHDNGILYSHVVWLFVHEIGHALEALYKDDGYYMIFNHFPWAYPLEEGYEFVAGEDFDGMAQVLRVFRDYDKRVRMHEGYIEFVDKDKDLMADKDSRLVIDEERFGTSPATADTDSDGLNDLEEYCAGIYRGSNPLSYDTDRDGIPDGQDPTPFCDFSPAIYKFHTSPEIDGTIGDGWTKLASIPSFQYDESLEAEFYSGWDDNYLYLGVRSNKKIKVWMSLDGSGHNGSWETDGVFAESGTTDWNCVKQTELAYGDCYQTSRGNKAIYLNPDSPTSKVRLGEYDDIQDSQLAISGPDEQGYYTMTCKFTKDLGPGVGYSYWNDQASSNIITGIRLNPGRILGMQFTYAPALGSNDYEWSGSWSSLAEVHHYYTTELKVDNTPPTTPASLMGTASGPDLTLSWQESSDDSKVVGYNVYQLFGDTFELIGTTNSRIYTIRNLVPGATYSFYVRAKDVSGLLSPPSNILVKTMPGSVVKALTYSIIDHAVVLDWIAIPSSMDIAGYDILRDGQIIGQTSSLNYIDTSIEIGKSYTYIVRAKDAYGLYSDSIELNVVTDGKLDLSNAIITSTDCVYYSNLGNAFDDDINTVYVTDAINPAYIQIEFPSDTTVKLSKLKVFLGQNGYSDIDRNNWWVEAADSIDDLDNASGTYQLIVPERRDIGGNWDEAVFETPVEKKIIRIYVNRVVGDDYVHIGEVELWGAIG; from the coding sequence ATGCAGAAGACAAAAAACCGAATATCATACTCAATAATATTAGTCACTTTATTAATTGCCCAGATTTTATTTTTTTCCTTTTCTCAAACAAATGCATTAGGTTCAGACTATATTGAAGCACCACAAGGTTTGGAAGTTACGGGCTATTATTCAACTGCATCACTTAAGTGGAATAATGTAAACAATCCTGCCGCTGCAGGTTACGCAATATTCAGAAAACCATCAAACGGTACATACAGTTCAACACCTATAGCCTATGCTACATGCAGTTATGGAAGCAATACCATTGAATACACTGATTATAACCTCACTCCAGGCATGAAATACTATTACAAAGTAGCAGCGATTGACAATAACGGATCAATAATTTCTAAATTCTCCCACGAAGTATCAACAACATTATCTACGACAAAGTCAAATCTTAGTACTGTAACAAATTTCAGACTTCTTGTTCCCATTTATTCTCCCGGCATAGATGTTCAAAGGGCAATAAATTCAGTTTACAAAGGTGTAGAATTCTTCTACAGAAATTCAAAGGGAAGGCTTAACATTCAACCTACGTTCTTTGTGATAAATTCGCAATGCCCTGTAGTGTCAAGCAGCACACCACCGGATATGGGCGTTATAGAGAGCGATTTAGAGTCAAGGGGAATTCAAAAATATCAATTTGATTTGCTTTTTCTAATTGCAAAAGAAATGGACAACGGTGGCGGAGGATGGGGTGGCCCTTCAATTTTGGGAGACACTCATTATGGATTAGGTTTTTATCCATATAATTCTACCATGAGTCCATATTGTAAGGACCACGACAACGGTATATTATATTCCCATGTAGTTTGGCTTTTTGTCCATGAAATTGGACATGCCTTAGAGGCTTTATACAAAGATGACGGATATTATATGATTTTCAACCATTTCCCATGGGCTTATCCTCTTGAGGAAGGATATGAATTTGTTGCCGGTGAAGATTTTGACGGAATGGCTCAAGTTTTGAGAGTATTCAGGGATTACGACAAGCGTGTCAGAATGCATGAGGGATATATAGAATTTGTGGATAAAGATAAAGACTTAATGGCTGATAAAGATTCAAGACTTGTTATCGATGAGGAAAGATTCGGAACAAGTCCTGCTACAGCAGACACTGATTCAGACGGCCTTAACGACCTTGAGGAATATTGTGCTGGCATATACAGGGGATCAAACCCATTAAGTTACGATACAGACAGAGATGGAATACCGGACGGTCAAGACCCTACTCCATTTTGCGATTTCAGCCCTGCAATATATAAATTCCATACTTCACCGGAAATTGACGGAACTATCGGTGACGGTTGGACAAAGCTTGCATCCATACCTTCGTTCCAGTATGACGAATCACTTGAAGCAGAGTTTTATTCAGGTTGGGACGATAATTACCTTTATTTAGGTGTGCGCTCCAACAAAAAGATAAAGGTATGGATGTCACTTGACGGAAGCGGTCATAACGGTTCATGGGAAACCGACGGAGTTTTTGCAGAATCCGGGACTACCGATTGGAATTGTGTAAAACAAACAGAGTTAGCCTATGGAGATTGTTATCAAACATCAAGAGGAAATAAGGCGATTTACCTAAATCCCGACTCGCCAACATCAAAAGTCAGACTGGGAGAATATGACGATATACAGGATTCACAACTTGCCATATCAGGTCCGGATGAACAGGGCTACTACACCATGACCTGCAAATTTACAAAAGATCTTGGGCCAGGTGTTGGTTATTCATATTGGAACGACCAAGCTTCCTCAAATATCATTACAGGAATTCGATTAAATCCTGGGAGAATCCTCGGAATGCAGTTTACATATGCACCGGCTTTAGGTTCAAACGATTACGAATGGAGCGGCAGTTGGTCGAGTTTGGCGGAGGTTCACCACTACTATACCACCGAACTGAAAGTTGACAATACTCCTCCTACAACACCTGCTAGTCTAATGGGTACAGCGTCAGGCCCGGATCTTACGCTGTCGTGGCAAGAATCCAGTGATGACTCTAAAGTTGTAGGTTACAACGTATACCAGTTATTTGGAGACACCTTTGAATTAATAGGTACAACTAATAGCAGAATTTACACCATAAGGAACTTAGTTCCCGGAGCAACATATTCATTTTACGTTAGAGCAAAAGATGTATCGGGTTTGTTGTCTCCACCAAGCAATATACTTGTCAAGACAATGCCAGGAAGTGTAGTAAAAGCGCTTACATATTCAATTATAGACCACGCTGTTGTTTTGGATTGGATTGCAATTCCCAGTTCCATGGACATAGCAGGATATGATATTTTAAGAGATGGACAGATAATCGGACAAACATCGAGCTTGAACTATATAGATACAAGTATTGAGATTGGAAAATCCTACACTTACATAGTAAGAGCAAAAGATGCATATGGATTATATTCCGACAGCATTGAATTAAATGTAGTTACCGACGGTAAACTTGACTTGTCAAATGCAATTATAACAAGTACTGACTGTGTGTATTATTCCAATTTAGGCAATGCGTTTGATGATGACATTAATACTGTATATGTCACCGACGCCATCAATCCGGCATACATTCAGATTGAATTTCCGTCGGATACAACGGTAAAATTATCAAAACTAAAAGTCTTCTTAGGACAGAACGGATATTCAGATATTGATAGAAACAACTGGTGGGTGGAAGCAGCAGATTCGATAGATGATTTGGACAATGCGTCAGGCACTTATCAGCTTATTGTTCCTGAAAGAAGGGATATTGGCGGAAATTGGGACGAAGCAGTATTTGAAACACCTGTCGAAAAAAAGATTATCAGAATATATGTAAACCGCGTTGTCGGCGATGATTATGTACATATTGGAGAAGTTGAATTATGGGGTGCCATTGGCTAA